A single Nocardioides bizhenqiangii DNA region contains:
- a CDS encoding recombinase family protein — MRPLAAIYVRISRDKEGKGLGVGRQEADCRLLAEKLGFDVADVYDDNDFSATKTKPRPRFEQLMEDAKSGKFSAVLTWHTDRLYRRPADLHRLIAVLKPRDIPVYTVKAGALDLTTSSGRMQAGIFAEIAQHEVELKAERQKRKELELAQSGEPRTSSRAFGFEPDGRTWRQPEAEMIQQATADVLAGTSLAEIIRRWNASGYKTARGRDDWTHGRVRAVLTRWKNAGVRERNIYDGNKIVDTELYPGTWEPLVSRAELEAVRNLLFDPKRRTGPGNHVRKHLLSFFLTCGACGHPLRAGNTQSYGKRHLTYQCGGKHTTAEGKTCWSSISYAVAEETVRDHIAKRLALPDASLFRATNEDREAFEANHEARARLESDRARIHELKLDRVDKAVLLAEVAAELDALAEQFERLAQRGALAETMRGFTRIEDAEVPEEDSSTGKAVDLTKLIGNIKAARSAARERFDALELSTQRQILEALVRVIILPATPGRQYRGNRELSAERVEIVDLDPKTGEPLPEELLATAWTLR; from the coding sequence ATGCGTCCGCTCGCAGCGATCTACGTGCGCATCTCCCGCGACAAGGAGGGCAAGGGTCTCGGCGTCGGACGACAGGAAGCTGACTGCCGCCTGCTGGCCGAGAAACTTGGGTTCGACGTCGCCGACGTCTACGACGACAACGACTTCAGTGCGACTAAGACGAAGCCGCGGCCGCGCTTCGAGCAACTCATGGAGGACGCCAAGTCAGGCAAGTTCTCAGCCGTCCTCACGTGGCACACAGACCGCCTCTACCGTCGGCCAGCTGATCTACACCGTTTGATAGCTGTGCTGAAGCCACGTGACATCCCGGTCTACACGGTGAAGGCCGGCGCTCTTGACCTCACGACATCGAGTGGGCGGATGCAGGCGGGCATCTTCGCCGAGATCGCGCAGCACGAGGTCGAGCTGAAAGCAGAACGACAGAAGCGCAAAGAGCTAGAGCTGGCTCAGAGCGGCGAGCCCCGCACCAGTTCCCGCGCGTTCGGATTCGAGCCGGATGGAAGAACCTGGCGGCAGCCAGAAGCAGAGATGATCCAGCAGGCGACCGCCGACGTGCTGGCAGGGACCTCACTCGCCGAGATCATCCGACGCTGGAACGCATCGGGCTACAAGACGGCTCGGGGACGTGACGACTGGACGCATGGACGAGTCCGGGCAGTTCTCACGCGGTGGAAGAACGCAGGAGTGCGCGAGCGCAATATCTACGACGGCAACAAGATCGTCGACACCGAGCTGTACCCAGGGACGTGGGAGCCGCTGGTCTCCCGCGCTGAGTTGGAGGCCGTACGGAATCTCCTGTTCGACCCGAAGCGCCGGACCGGGCCGGGCAACCACGTCAGGAAGCATCTCCTCTCGTTCTTCCTCACGTGCGGAGCCTGCGGGCACCCCCTCCGAGCTGGCAACACTCAGTCCTATGGGAAGCGACATCTGACCTATCAGTGCGGCGGCAAGCACACGACGGCCGAGGGCAAGACGTGCTGGTCCTCGATCTCCTACGCGGTCGCAGAGGAGACCGTGCGCGACCACATCGCGAAGCGCCTCGCTCTCCCTGACGCCAGTCTCTTCCGCGCCACCAACGAGGACCGCGAGGCGTTCGAAGCCAACCACGAGGCGCGGGCAAGGCTAGAGAGCGATCGCGCCCGAATCCATGAGCTGAAGCTCGACCGGGTGGACAAGGCCGTGCTGCTCGCAGAGGTGGCCGCTGAACTCGACGCCCTTGCCGAGCAGTTCGAGCGCCTCGCGCAGCGCGGAGCCCTGGCAGAGACCATGCGGGGATTCACTCGAATCGAAGACGCGGAGGTCCCCGAAGAAGACTCGTCCACCGGCAAGGCAGTGGACCTCACCAAGCTCATCGGCAACATCAAGGCCGCTCGGTCTGCCGCACGCGAGCGGTTCGACGCGCTGGAGCTGTCGACACAACGCCAGATCCTCGAGGCGCTGGTCCGCGTCATCATCCTGCCCGCAACTCCGGGACGCCAGTACCGCGGCAACCGCGAACTCTCCGCCGAACGAGTGGAGATCGTGGACCTGGACCCGAAGACCGGCGAGCCGCTCCCCGAGGAACTGCTCGCCACTGCTTGGACGCTGCGGTAG